The sequence TTCACGTCCGGCACGAGCTGATCCCGCTCAGCGCTCACGGTCCTGGCGACCCTCGCGACTCCCGCGGATCGCAGGGGTCGCGGGGACCGTGAGAGGTGAGAACCCAAGGGCGGAGGGGGAAGGTCGGGCACCCTGTTACCGGACGGCGGGGGCCTGGTTCTGTGCGATGCGGTGCAGCACCGCGCGCAGCGCCAGCTCGTAACCGAACGCGCCGCAGCCGCAGATGACCCCCTGCGCGGCCGGTGAGGTGACGCTGGTCTGGCGGAACGCCTCTCGGGCCAGGATGTTGGAGATGTGCACCTCGACCACCGGGGTGCTGATCACGTCCACGACATCGCGCAGCGCGTAGCTGTAGTGCGACAGGGGGCCGGGATTCAGGACCACGCCGTCGTAGGCGGTGCGGCTGTCCTGGAGAAGGGTGACGATCTCCCCTTCGGAGTTGCGCTGGTCGCAGGTGACCGAGACGCCCAGCTCCTCGCCGAGGGAGGTGACTTGCTGCTCGATCTCCTTGAGCGTCGTCTGCCCGTAGAGGGACGGGTCGCGCTCGGCGAGGAGGTTGAGGTTGGGGCCGTTCAGCACCAGGATGCGGAGACCAGAGGGATCACTCACAGGAGTTCCTTTCCGACGTCACATTGCTCGACGAGTCCGAGACTTGACGGATACCGATGGTGCGGGGGAGTCGGGGGAGCGCGGTCAGGCGCCCGCGCGGGCCGGCTGTTCGGGGCCGGTACGGACCAGGGGGAGGGCCACCGCGGCGAGGAGCGCGGTCGCTCCGGCGGCCACGAAGGACGCGGACGGCGAGGAGTTGTAGATCGGCAGCCAGCACAGCGGGGCGATGGCCGATCCGCTGTAGCGGAAGGCCGAGACCGCCGAGAGGGAGCCGCTGCGGTTGCCGGGGACCGCCCGGACGGTGAGGTTCTGGAGCGCCACGGTGACCATGGACGCGCTCACACCGGCCCCCAGCCAGGCGAGCGCCAGGGTGACTCCGGAGCCGGTGGTGCCGCACAGCGTGACGAAGACCGCGCTGACCACCGCCGCTACGGTCCCGCAGAGCTTGGCGCCGCAGCGGTCGGTGAGCGAGCCCCACGAGGCGCCGAGGAGCAGGCCGGCGAGGCCGAAGCCGAGGACGACCACACCGGTGACCCCCGAGCCCAGGCCCAAGTGCTCCTCGGCGTACACCGAGACCAGGAACGGCAGCGCCGAGGCGCCCATGTAGGAGGCGAAGGCCGCGGCCGAAAGCCAGGCCATCCGCCGGCTGATCAGTGGTCGCCACGGCGGCGCCGACGCGCCGGGCCGGGGCTCGCCGGGGGGCGGGAAGAGGGCGAGCACGGCCGCGGCGACGGCGACGACGACGAAGCCCAGCCGCCAGGACGAGCCGGCCGCCAGGCCGCCGACCAGCGGCGCGAAGGACTGGCCGGCGGCGAGGCAGCTGGCGTAGACCCCGACCGAACGGCTCAGCCGCTCCTTCGGGACGATGTCCGCCAGTCCCGCCAGCAGCAGCGGGGAGGTGAACGCGTTCGCCACGCCCAGCACCGCCCGCATGACCAGCAGGACGGAGAGGTTCGGCGCCAGGGCGCAGGCCACCGACCCCGCCGCGTAGACGAGGTACGCGGTGCGTACGGTCCGCTTGCGGCCCCAGCGCTCGCCCAGTGTCCCTGAGACCAGTTGGGCGGCGGCGAAGGCCACGAAGTAGGTGGTGAGCGAGGTGGCGACCTCGCTCGTCGACGCGTGCAGCGAGAGGCCGATCTGCAGCATCATCGGCGAGACGACGCCGCCGCCGAGCGGACCGAGGACGCCGCCGGCGTAGGCCATGGCCACGCGGAGCCGGTCGCCGCCCGGCGTGCTTGAGGGGATCTCTGCGGGCTCCGCCGTCGGGGGTGGCCTGGTGCCCGTGTACCCGCCCGCGATCGACTCGTCTGCCATCGGACAGTTCCTTCACGTCGAGGGTCTCCACTGCGAATAATGAGACTAGCACCTCACCCAATGGACAGTCCTGAAAGCTGATCAGCTGTCGGCGTTCCTTGACTTCGCGTCATGTTGCCACGAGATCAGGCCATTTGACACGCCAGGGGGAGGCGCTTTGCCTGCCTTTGTCACGGCGGCGCCCGGATTTCTTCTCTTGCCGTGCAAGAATCGATTCCCGTACGGTGGACAGCACTCCGCCGCTGGCGTCGGGGGGCAAGTCCCCGGGCACGACCGCAGGCTCTGATGGGAGTAGTTGTGGCACCCTCCACCTCGATCGTCGAATCACCCTCGGAAGACCAGGCGTTCAGCGACGCGTTCGGGCTCAGCGGCAAGGTGGTGCTCGTCACCGGCGCGAGCAGCGGCATCGGCCGCGCGGCCGCGGTCGCCTTCTCGCGGGCCGGGGCGTGCGTCGTCGTCGCGGGCCGCCGCGCCGACCAGTTGGAGGAGACCCGCCTCCTGCTGCCGCACCCGGACGACGCCCTCGCCGTCCGCACCGATGTCGCGCGGGAGGACGAGGTCGCCGATCTGGTCGAGCAGACCGTCGGCCACTTCGGCGGCCTCGACGCGGCGTTCAACAACGCCGGCACCTTCGGCCGATTCGGTCCGCTGCACGAGGACGACGAGGAGAACTTCGACCTCGTCGTCGGCACCAATCTGCACGGCCTGTGGAGCTGCATGAAGCACCAGGTGGCCCGGATGCTGGCGTCGGGCGGCGGCTCCATCGTCAACTGCGCCTCGGTGGCAGGCCACCTGGGCCACGCCAAGAGCCCGCTGTATTCGGCGACCAAGCACGCGGTGATCGGCCTGAGCAAGTCCGCCGCGCTGCAGTACGCCGCTTCCGGGGTCCGGGTCAACGTGGTGAGCCCGGGGTCCACCGACACCGAACTCCTGCGCTCCCTCTACGCGGACGCCGGCGCGCTCGCCACCCGCAGCAGCCGGGCCCCCCTCAAGCGGCTCGGAGCGCCCGAAGAGGTGGCCAACGCCGCTCTCTGGCTGGCCAGCCCGCTGAGCAGCTACGTCACCGGCCAGACCGTACTGGTCGACGGCGGCGTCACCGCCGGCCACTCCTGACTTTCCACCACCACAGTCCACGCCCTTGCACAAGGAGAAGAACGACCATGACCTCGACTCTGTACGACAAGGTCTTCGACCTGCATGTGGTGCGTGAACTGGGTGAGGACCAGTACCAGTTGTTCATCGGCCTCCACCTGATCCACGAGGCCACCAGCCCGCAGGCGTTCTCGATGCTGGCCGAGCGCGGGATGAAGGTGGCCTACCCGGAGCGGAACGTGGCCACCGTCGACCACGTCATCCCCACCGACGACGTCCCCCGCCCCTTCGCCGACCCGCTCAGCGAGGCGATGATCAGCGCGCTGGAGGCGAACACCTCCTCCGCCGGGCTGCGCTTCCTGTCGCCCGAGCGCCGGGAGAACGGCATCGTGCACGTCGTCGGCCCCGAACGCGGTCTGACGCAGCCCGGGTTGACGATCGTGTGCGGCGACTCGCACACCGCCACACACGGCGCCTTCGGCGCCCTGGCCTTCGGTATCGGCACCTCCCAGGTGCGCGACGTGCTCGGCACCCAGACCGTGGTCACCAAGCGGCTCAAGGTGCGGCGCATCGAGATCACCGGCGCACTGGCCCCCGGCATCACCGCCAAGGACGTCATCCTCCACGTCATCCACCACCTCGGCTCCAAGGCCGGCGTCGGCTACGCGTACGAGTTCGGCGGCCCGGTGATCGACGCCATGTCGATGGACGAGCGCATGACCGTGTGCAACATGGTGGTGGAGGGCGGTGCGCTCGTCGGCTACTGCAACCCCGACGAGACGACCTTCGCCTACCTCGACGGCCGGCCCAGCGCGCCGCAGGGCGAGGACTGGGATCGCGCCACCGCCTGGTGGCGCTCGCTGCGGTCGGACGACGACGCCGTGTACGACGACCGGGTCGTCTTCGACGGCGCCTCCATCGGCCACATGATCACCTGGGGCGTCAACCTCGCGCAGTCGGTCCCGGTCGACGGACTGGTGCCGGGGCGGGCCTCCGGCGACGAGGAGGCGGCCCTGGCGGACGCCCGCGCGTTCATGGGGGTCGAACCGGGCCAACCGGTCGCCGGCATCCGCATCGACGTGGCCTTCCTCGGCTCCTGCACGAACGGGCGGCTGTCGGACTTCGAGGCGGTGGCCGAGGAGTTGGTGCGCACGGGCGCCAAGGTGGCCGAGGGGGTACGGGCCCTCGCCGTCCCCGGCTCCCACGAGGTGCGGGCCCAGATGGTGGAGCGAGGGCTGGACGCGGTGTTCGAACGGGCCGGCTTCGAGTTCCGGCAGCCGGGCTGCTCCATGTGCATCGCGATGAACCAGGACCGGCTCGCGGACGGGGAGACGGCGGCCTCGTCCTCCAACCGGAACTTCAAGGGGCGGCAGGGGGCGGCGACCGGCCGGACCCTGATCATGTCGCCGCTGGCGGTCGCCGCCGCGGCGGTGCGCGGCGCGGTCGCCGACCCGCGCGAGGTGTTCGGCCTCGCCGACGGGTCTCGACTGATCCCGGCCGGTCCCGACTCCGCTCGACCGGTCTGACCGGTCAGACCGGTCTGAACGAATCCGGCCGACCGGCCGCGGGGCGATTCAACCGGCCGGCCAGAGGATGCGACCGGCCTGAACGGCCCAACCGGCCCGCGTGACCCGAACGGCCCGCGCGGCTCGTACGGCTTGCATGGCCCGCACGGCTTGCACGGCTCGCACGGCCTGTGTGACTCGCACGGCTCGCGTGACCCCCGCACGGCTTGCACGGCCCGCACAGCCCGTACGGCCCGCGTGACCCGACCGGCCCCGCCCGGCCGACGCATCGGGCTCCCGCGCCGCGTGACCCGCCCGCC comes from Streptomyces sp. NBC_00448 and encodes:
- a CDS encoding 3-isopropylmalate dehydratase large subunit encodes the protein MTSTLYDKVFDLHVVRELGEDQYQLFIGLHLIHEATSPQAFSMLAERGMKVAYPERNVATVDHVIPTDDVPRPFADPLSEAMISALEANTSSAGLRFLSPERRENGIVHVVGPERGLTQPGLTIVCGDSHTATHGAFGALAFGIGTSQVRDVLGTQTVVTKRLKVRRIEITGALAPGITAKDVILHVIHHLGSKAGVGYAYEFGGPVIDAMSMDERMTVCNMVVEGGALVGYCNPDETTFAYLDGRPSAPQGEDWDRATAWWRSLRSDDDAVYDDRVVFDGASIGHMITWGVNLAQSVPVDGLVPGRASGDEEAALADARAFMGVEPGQPVAGIRIDVAFLGSCTNGRLSDFEAVAEELVRTGAKVAEGVRALAVPGSHEVRAQMVERGLDAVFERAGFEFRQPGCSMCIAMNQDRLADGETAASSSNRNFKGRQGAATGRTLIMSPLAVAAAAVRGAVADPREVFGLADGSRLIPAGPDSARPV
- a CDS encoding glucose 1-dehydrogenase, whose protein sequence is MAPSTSIVESPSEDQAFSDAFGLSGKVVLVTGASSGIGRAAAVAFSRAGACVVVAGRRADQLEETRLLLPHPDDALAVRTDVAREDEVADLVEQTVGHFGGLDAAFNNAGTFGRFGPLHEDDEENFDLVVGTNLHGLWSCMKHQVARMLASGGGSIVNCASVAGHLGHAKSPLYSATKHAVIGLSKSAALQYAASGVRVNVVSPGSTDTELLRSLYADAGALATRSSRAPLKRLGAPEEVANAALWLASPLSSYVTGQTVLVDGGVTAGHS
- a CDS encoding MFS transporter → MADESIAGGYTGTRPPPTAEPAEIPSSTPGGDRLRVAMAYAGGVLGPLGGGVVSPMMLQIGLSLHASTSEVATSLTTYFVAFAAAQLVSGTLGERWGRKRTVRTAYLVYAAGSVACALAPNLSVLLVMRAVLGVANAFTSPLLLAGLADIVPKERLSRSVGVYASCLAAGQSFAPLVGGLAAGSSWRLGFVVVAVAAAVLALFPPPGEPRPGASAPPWRPLISRRMAWLSAAAFASYMGASALPFLVSVYAEEHLGLGSGVTGVVVLGFGLAGLLLGASWGSLTDRCGAKLCGTVAAVVSAVFVTLCGTTGSGVTLALAWLGAGVSASMVTVALQNLTVRAVPGNRSGSLSAVSAFRYSGSAIAPLCWLPIYNSSPSASFVAAGATALLAAVALPLVRTGPEQPARAGA
- the aroQ gene encoding type II 3-dehydroquinate dehydratase, which codes for MSDPSGLRILVLNGPNLNLLAERDPSLYGQTTLKEIEQQVTSLGEELGVSVTCDQRNSEGEIVTLLQDSRTAYDGVVLNPGPLSHYSYALRDVVDVISTPVVEVHISNILAREAFRQTSVTSPAAQGVICGCGAFGYELALRAVLHRIAQNQAPAVR